A genomic stretch from Flavobacterium sp. KS-LB2 includes:
- a CDS encoding SusC/RagA family TonB-linked outer membrane protein codes for MKFTKLFIFCLLSILFSVYTQAQDVTVNGKVYDENGLPIPGVSVLIKGTSKATATDFDGNYQIKADAKGTLEFSYLGYNTAKEAINGRSKVDVNLKPSTESLQEVVVVGYGTQKKSVVTGAISSVKAKDLEKVPNGRIEQALQGRVSGVTIAASSGQPGSASTIRVRGVTTFGDGGNNPLWVVDGVVVDGGGIGFLNQSDIESIEVLKDAASAAIYGTRAATGVILVTTKKGKSGKISVSYNGFSGISAPEKTLNLLNATQYGALLNEKSVAAGGPAIFPNLSALGVGTDWQKAIFNTSAFRYSHELSISGGSDVSNFYASFGLQEQEGIVSTEISNYSKKNFRLNSTHKISKVFTFGQTLGFSRQKTIGIGNTNSEFGGPLSSAINLDPTTPLVETDPVKANDAPYATNPVIRDANGNPYGISSLVGQEMTNPLAYAKTRLGSYGTSDDIVGNAYIEAAITSHIKVRSTFGAKLATWGGQGFTPVFYLSATSNVLKNNYSKYENKSFAWNIENIMTYTNQFGDHNLTVLLGQGSYVDNIGGGLGATLFGLPVTSYKDASFNFDIPQSDRSSYTYDSTHHKLNSLFSRVNYDYKEKYLFTGIIRRDGSSRFGGNNKFGIFPSFNLGWVLTKEDFWKESKVLNTFKIRGGYGVVGNDAIPDFRYLSLVEGGYNYSFGNSGAITTGYANLTLDNPDLRWEETSQANVGFESKFFNDISLTVDLYKKSTKGILRPINIPGYVGVTASPIGNVADMDNKGIEVELGYKKTFGDFNFSVNGNVAYLENKVTYVAADSNYLAGDASFQSMGPVTRTQVGQSYNSFYGFKTAGIFQNQAEINAYTNASGGLIQPNARPGDFRWIDTDGNGSIGDDDKQFLGTNIPKYTFGLTLNLEYKNFDLMAFAQGAAGNKIFQGLRRLDVGNANYQTIALSRWTGEGTSNNYPRLTNDDTNGNFGKMSDFYLEDGDYLRLKLVQLGYSLPSKVVSKIGANKVRFYLTAENLLTITKYTGYDPEIGGGVFGIDKGIYPQARTFMLGANLQF; via the coding sequence ATGAAATTTACAAAACTGTTCATTTTTTGTCTTTTATCTATTCTATTCTCAGTTTATACACAAGCACAAGATGTTACTGTAAACGGAAAGGTATATGACGAAAACGGGCTGCCCATCCCAGGAGTAAGCGTTTTAATTAAAGGAACTTCCAAAGCTACCGCTACGGATTTTGATGGAAATTACCAAATTAAGGCCGATGCAAAAGGTACTTTAGAGTTTAGCTATTTAGGTTATAATACCGCAAAAGAAGCTATTAATGGAAGAAGTAAAGTTGATGTTAATCTTAAACCTTCAACAGAGAGTTTACAAGAAGTTGTCGTTGTAGGTTACGGAACTCAAAAGAAAAGTGTTGTTACGGGAGCAATATCCAGTGTGAAAGCAAAAGATCTTGAGAAAGTTCCTAACGGACGTATTGAGCAAGCTTTACAAGGTAGAGTTTCTGGAGTTACTATTGCTGCCAGTTCTGGTCAACCGGGTTCTGCATCAACAATCCGTGTCAGAGGGGTAACTACTTTTGGTGATGGAGGGAATAATCCACTTTGGGTTGTTGATGGTGTTGTTGTTGATGGTGGTGGAATAGGATTCCTTAATCAATCAGATATAGAGTCGATTGAAGTGCTTAAGGATGCTGCTTCTGCTGCAATTTATGGAACACGTGCTGCAACAGGTGTTATTTTGGTGACAACCAAAAAAGGAAAATCAGGAAAAATTTCGGTTAGCTATAATGGTTTTTCAGGAATTTCAGCACCAGAAAAGACTTTAAACTTACTGAATGCCACGCAGTATGGCGCTTTGTTAAATGAAAAATCAGTTGCCGCCGGCGGTCCAGCAATATTTCCTAATTTATCTGCTTTAGGAGTTGGTACAGATTGGCAAAAAGCGATTTTTAATACAAGCGCTTTCCGTTATTCACATGAATTAAGTATTAGCGGAGGATCTGATGTTTCTAATTTTTATGCTTCTTTTGGACTTCAAGAACAAGAAGGAATTGTTTCAACAGAAATATCAAATTACAGCAAAAAGAATTTTCGTTTAAACTCGACACATAAAATATCTAAAGTATTTACTTTCGGACAAACTTTAGGTTTTTCGAGACAAAAAACAATTGGTATTGGAAATACGAACAGTGAATTTGGTGGGCCGTTAAGTTCAGCAATCAACTTAGATCCAACTACTCCTTTAGTAGAAACGGATCCGGTAAAAGCCAATGATGCACCTTACGCTACTAATCCTGTAATTCGTGATGCAAACGGAAATCCTTATGGAATTTCAAGTTTGGTTGGTCAAGAAATGACGAATCCTTTGGCTTATGCCAAAACAAGACTAGGAAGTTATGGAACTTCAGATGACATCGTTGGTAACGCATATATTGAAGCGGCTATAACAAGTCATATCAAAGTGAGATCAACTTTTGGAGCAAAATTAGCAACATGGGGAGGTCAAGGATTCACGCCTGTTTTCTATTTAAGTGCAACTTCAAATGTGCTAAAAAATAACTACAGCAAATATGAAAACAAAAGTTTTGCGTGGAATATTGAAAACATAATGACGTATACAAATCAATTTGGGGATCATAACTTAACGGTTTTATTAGGTCAAGGATCTTACGTTGATAATATTGGTGGAGGCCTTGGTGCTACATTGTTTGGATTGCCGGTAACTAGTTATAAAGATGCTTCTTTTAATTTCGATATACCACAATCTGATAGAAGTAGCTATACTTATGATTCTACTCATCATAAATTAAATTCTTTGTTTTCACGTGTAAATTATGATTATAAGGAGAAATATTTGTTTACAGGTATTATTCGTCGTGATGGTTCTAGTCGTTTTGGTGGTAACAATAAGTTTGGAATTTTTCCATCATTTAATCTAGGATGGGTTTTAACCAAAGAAGATTTTTGGAAAGAAAGCAAAGTACTTAATACTTTCAAAATAAGAGGTGGATATGGTGTTGTTGGAAATGATGCTATACCAGATTTTAGATATCTTTCTCTAGTTGAAGGAGGTTATAATTATTCTTTTGGGAATTCAGGTGCAATTACGACTGGATATGCTAACCTTACACTTGACAACCCAGATTTGAGATGGGAAGAAACTTCTCAGGCAAATGTTGGTTTCGAATCGAAATTTTTTAATGACATAAGTCTTACTGTTGACTTGTACAAGAAATCGACCAAAGGGATTTTGCGTCCTATAAACATACCTGGTTATGTAGGTGTTACTGCAAGTCCAATTGGGAATGTAGCTGATATGGACAATAAAGGAATCGAAGTTGAATTAGGCTATAAAAAGACTTTTGGAGACTTTAATTTCTCTGTGAATGGAAACGTTGCTTACTTAGAAAATAAAGTTACTTATGTCGCAGCAGATTCTAATTACTTAGCAGGTGATGCTTCTTTTCAATCTATGGGACCTGTGACTAGAACACAAGTAGGACAGTCGTATAATTCATTCTACGGATTTAAAACAGCGGGTATTTTTCAAAATCAAGCAGAAATTAATGCTTATACAAATGCATCTGGAGGTTTAATTCAGCCAAATGCGCGCCCTGGAGATTTCCGTTGGATTGATACTGATGGTAATGGGTCAATTGGAGATGATGACAAACAATTTTTAGGGACTAATATTCCAAAATATACTTTTGGGTTGACATTGAATTTAGAGTATAAAAACTTCGATTTGATGGCATTTGCTCAGGGAGCTGCAGGAAATAAAATTTTCCAAGGTTTGAGAAGATTAGATGTAGGAAATGCAAACTATCAAACGATAGCTTTAAGCAGATGGACAGGGGAGGGAACTTCTAATAATTATCCTAGATTGACTAATGATGATACCAATGGGAATTTTGGAAAAATGTCAGATTTTTATTTAGAAGATGGAGATTATTTAAGATTGAAATTAGTCCAACTTGGATATTCTTTGCCTAGTAAAGTAGTAAGCAAAATTGGAGCCAATAAAGTACGCTTTTATTTAACTGCTGAGAACTTATTGACTATAACGAAATACACTGGATACGATCCTGAAATTGGTGGAGGTGTATTTGGAATAGATAAAGGAATTTATCCGCAAGCCAGAACATTTATGCTTGGAGCTAATTTACAATTTTAA
- a CDS encoding triple tyrosine motif-containing protein — MRFTKLPILIFLIVSSLTTIYSQVKNIGLPEIRNYKRTDYKGGTQNWNIDQDKNGNLYFANNNGLFQFDGSSWKKYSLPNGSAIRCLKIDDLGKIFVGGYDEFGYFEANSKGKLIYFSVSKLINNDNIKAIDFIWKIHIHNGEVIYQSFTRAYIFKNQKLKLLESPNRFQFSFQIKNKLYFQDISLGILEYKNGKLLPLKGTTVLNSTEIWGMFQMPDKKILVITLDKGLFIYDNESITPWNSEANYFIKKNSSLGGVAINDRFIVLNSVLDGMIICDFNGNIIQHINHKKGLQNNTVLTSFIDNKNNLWLGLDNGIAFINESSPFTYFGFSYDLSTVYASATYKGNLYVATNQGLFYHSWNNSIKEDSFKLVEGTTGQAWNIQVIDDQLICAHNRGALLISGGKVIKTLDNKWYFGFKPIPNRPNYLIGSTYNGFTLFEKTTSGWGYKNQIEGFDLSANTYEVDEHNLWLKKDNLIYQLTFSTDLDKFKSIKRHKNLSNSNKGIGSLQRMKDNVYFQTNNRFYRYSEEQDLFFEDKKISIIFKDVPKIYALTEDNYGNIWYVFSESLGVLMKQKNGNYKNEIAPFSSLTGNLVNNYISVNTINPENILIGLTDGLAHYNAKLQNYSVSKPIAFIRSFSYPGETIILGNGQNKIERLRIPYSANHVKFTFSSPTYENLENVQFSYQLEGFDDRWSTWSSISIKEYTNLREGDYIMKLKVRNSHGIQSQEAKVSFTVSPPWYRHFLAYFIYLLLIVASVFFIRNRVKIKIRKNKYYETIEQRRLYLEKESKIRQEQYELEKEIEKLKSNTLQIKILAKDKELVNNSLQVVKKNKILNGIIHKLKDINVESFDDSTKFQFTKLNKSITKEVNADKSWKDLEKHIKNVHFDFLKRLKEKYPTISPRELDLSTYLLMNMSTKEIAEIMNISNGGVELARYRLRKKLGLHKKENLIGFLMSI, encoded by the coding sequence ATGAGATTCACTAAACTCCCTATTTTAATTTTTCTGATTGTATCCTCTTTAACTACAATCTATAGTCAGGTAAAAAATATAGGCTTACCCGAAATCCGAAATTATAAAAGAACGGATTATAAAGGAGGTACTCAAAACTGGAACATTGACCAAGATAAAAACGGTAATTTATATTTCGCTAACAACAATGGTCTATTTCAATTTGACGGGTCATCATGGAAGAAGTACAGTTTGCCAAATGGATCAGCTATCAGATGCTTAAAAATTGATGATTTAGGGAAAATTTTTGTGGGAGGCTATGATGAATTTGGATATTTCGAGGCTAATTCAAAGGGAAAACTAATTTATTTTTCAGTTTCAAAATTAATTAACAACGATAACATCAAAGCCATAGACTTTATATGGAAAATTCACATTCATAATGGAGAAGTAATTTATCAATCTTTTACAAGAGCCTATATTTTCAAAAACCAAAAACTTAAATTACTTGAATCCCCAAACCGGTTTCAATTTTCATTTCAAATAAAAAACAAACTTTATTTTCAAGACATTTCTTTGGGTATATTGGAATATAAAAACGGAAAATTGCTTCCACTGAAAGGAACTACCGTTTTGAACTCTACTGAAATATGGGGAATGTTTCAGATGCCAGATAAAAAAATTCTTGTTATAACTTTAGATAAGGGACTTTTTATATACGACAATGAAAGCATCACTCCCTGGAATTCAGAAGCTAATTATTTTATCAAAAAAAACAGCTCTTTGGGTGGCGTAGCGATAAACGATAGATTTATCGTCCTAAATTCTGTATTAGACGGCATGATTATCTGTGACTTCAACGGAAATATAATCCAGCACATCAATCATAAAAAGGGGTTGCAAAACAATACCGTACTGACTTCATTTATTGACAATAAAAATAATCTCTGGCTTGGCTTAGACAATGGAATTGCCTTTATTAATGAGAGCTCTCCTTTTACCTATTTTGGTTTTAGTTATGATTTAAGTACCGTTTATGCTTCTGCAACTTACAAAGGGAACCTTTATGTAGCCACTAATCAAGGTCTTTTTTATCATTCTTGGAACAACAGTATTAAAGAAGATTCTTTTAAACTTGTTGAAGGAACAACTGGACAGGCTTGGAATATTCAAGTGATTGATGATCAACTGATCTGTGCTCATAATAGAGGTGCATTACTCATTTCTGGTGGAAAAGTGATTAAAACATTAGACAATAAATGGTATTTTGGCTTTAAGCCAATTCCAAACCGGCCTAATTATTTAATTGGGTCTACCTACAATGGATTCACCTTATTTGAAAAAACAACTAGCGGATGGGGCTATAAAAATCAAATAGAAGGATTTGATTTATCTGCCAACACCTATGAAGTAGATGAACACAATTTGTGGTTAAAAAAAGATAATTTAATCTACCAGCTGACTTTCTCTACCGATTTAGACAAATTTAAATCTATAAAAAGACACAAAAACTTGTCAAATTCTAACAAAGGAATAGGAAGTTTACAACGAATGAAAGACAATGTATACTTTCAAACAAACAATCGTTTCTATAGATATTCAGAAGAGCAAGATTTGTTTTTTGAAGACAAAAAAATCAGTATTATATTTAAAGATGTTCCAAAAATATATGCTTTAACAGAAGATAATTACGGCAATATCTGGTATGTTTTTAGTGAATCATTAGGCGTTTTAATGAAACAGAAAAATGGTAATTATAAAAATGAAATTGCTCCTTTTTCTAGTTTAACTGGTAACCTTGTAAACAACTACATCTCCGTAAATACAATTAATCCTGAAAATATATTAATAGGTCTGACTGATGGTTTAGCGCATTATAATGCAAAACTACAGAATTATTCCGTGTCAAAACCGATTGCTTTTATACGAAGCTTTTCGTATCCTGGAGAAACAATAATCTTAGGAAATGGACAAAATAAAATCGAGAGGCTCCGAATACCATATTCAGCAAATCACGTAAAATTCACATTTTCATCTCCAACTTATGAAAATCTAGAAAACGTACAATTTTCTTATCAACTAGAAGGCTTTGATGATCGATGGAGTACGTGGTCTTCCATTTCAATCAAAGAATACACTAACTTGAGAGAGGGAGACTATATAATGAAATTAAAGGTACGAAATAGTCACGGGATACAATCCCAAGAGGCAAAAGTGTCTTTTACCGTTTCACCTCCTTGGTATAGGCATTTTTTAGCGTATTTCATTTACCTTTTACTAATTGTTGCCTCAGTATTTTTCATTCGCAACAGAGTAAAAATAAAAATTAGAAAAAACAAATACTACGAAACAATAGAACAACGAAGACTTTATTTAGAGAAAGAGTCAAAAATAAGACAGGAACAATACGAACTGGAAAAGGAAATTGAAAAATTAAAAAGTAATACTTTACAAATTAAGATTTTGGCAAAGGACAAAGAATTAGTCAATAACTCGCTGCAAGTGGTTAAGAAAAACAAAATCCTAAATGGAATTATTCATAAGCTAAAAGACATCAATGTCGAGTCTTTTGATGATTCGACTAAATTCCAATTTACAAAATTAAATAAAAGTATAACTAAAGAGGTGAATGCAGACAAAAGTTGGAAGGATTTAGAAAAACACATTAAGAATGTCCATTTTGATTTCCTGAAAAGATTAAAAGAAAAATACCCAACAATATCTCCGCGAGAATTGGATTTATCGACCTACTTATTAATGAATATGTCAACAAAAGAGATTGCCGAAATCATGAATATATCAAACGGAGGAGTAGAACTGGCGCGTTACCGATTGAGAAAAAAACTAGGACTCCACAAAAAAGAAAATCTGATTGGATTTCTAATGAGCATTTAA
- a CDS encoding UDP-N-acetylmuramoyl-tripeptide--D-alanyl-D-alanine ligase yields the protein MDINYIHSLFLKCTSVSIDTRKIEKNSLFVAIKGERFDANTFAKEALDKGASYVIIDDESYFIDQRTILVDDSLTALQHLAKFHREYLKLPIIALTGSNGKTTTKELIHVVLSKKFNTKATVGNLNNHIGVPLTLLSFNTETEIGIVEMGANHKKEIEFLCELATPDYGYITNFGKAHLEGFGGVQGVIEGKSEMYQYLSASDKLAFINLEDPIQVEKSILLHSYSFGINKTNANVNITSVNANPFVIINYADLIISTHLIGLYNANNINAALTIGKYFAIDNVSIKEALESYVPENNRSQLLTKGTNQIILDAYNANPSSMAVAIENFLQLESSNKAMILGDMFELGQESQEEHKAIVDLLSNEDNVKCYFIGSAFYANKFEKSNFWFYNTFEEFSNDLPMTEFNNCTILIKGSRGMALERTLNFLT from the coding sequence ATGGATATTAATTACATTCATAGTTTATTTTTAAAGTGCACATCGGTTTCAATAGATACCCGAAAGATTGAAAAAAACTCCTTATTTGTTGCTATAAAAGGGGAACGTTTTGATGCAAATACTTTTGCAAAAGAAGCGTTAGACAAAGGTGCTTCTTATGTCATAATTGATGACGAATCTTATTTTATTGACCAAAGAACTATTTTGGTTGACGACAGTTTAACAGCATTACAACATCTTGCTAAATTTCATCGTGAATATTTGAAATTGCCAATAATAGCACTTACGGGAAGTAACGGAAAAACTACGACCAAAGAATTAATTCATGTCGTTCTCTCTAAAAAATTTAATACCAAAGCAACTGTTGGAAACCTAAACAATCATATTGGTGTTCCATTGACTTTACTTTCGTTCAATACTGAAACAGAAATTGGAATAGTTGAAATGGGTGCAAATCACAAAAAAGAAATTGAATTTCTATGTGAATTGGCAACACCGGATTATGGTTATATCACTAATTTTGGAAAAGCACATTTAGAAGGTTTTGGAGGTGTTCAAGGTGTTATTGAAGGAAAAAGTGAAATGTATCAATACCTTTCGGCAAGTGATAAACTCGCTTTTATAAATTTGGAAGATCCAATTCAAGTAGAAAAGTCAATTTTGTTACACTCCTATTCTTTCGGTATAAACAAAACAAATGCGAATGTAAATATCACATCTGTTAATGCAAATCCATTTGTGATAATAAACTATGCTGATCTAATTATTTCAACGCATTTAATAGGTTTGTACAATGCAAATAATATTAATGCTGCGCTTACTATTGGGAAGTATTTTGCAATTGATAATGTATCAATAAAAGAAGCTTTAGAAAGTTATGTACCTGAGAATAATAGGTCACAGCTATTGACAAAAGGAACAAACCAAATTATTCTGGACGCCTATAATGCAAACCCAAGCAGTATGGCTGTAGCTATTGAGAATTTTCTGCAGTTAGAGAGTTCAAATAAAGCAATGATTTTGGGAGACATGTTTGAGTTGGGACAGGAAAGTCAGGAAGAGCATAAAGCAATAGTTGACTTGCTTTCGAATGAAGATAATGTGAAATGTTATTTTATCGGTTCAGCATTTTATGCCAATAAATTTGAAAAAAGCAACTTTTGGTTTTACAATACATTTGAAGAATTTTCAAATGATTTGCCAATGACTGAATTCAATAATTGTACTATTTTGATAAAAGGATCCAGAGGAATGGCATTGGAGCGAACTTTAAATTTCTTGACATAA
- the gldJ gene encoding gliding motility lipoprotein GldJ, which produces MKANKILGLRLLIAILLLIGVSSCSKKSSSKNTSRATGWNMDSKKAGSSKKQQAGPGLVFVEGGTFTMGRVEDDVMHDWNNTPTQQHVQSFYMDETEVTNSMYLDYLDWLKSVYPPTEENYKNIYEGASPDTLVWRNRLGYNETMTNNYLRHPSYAEYPVVGVNWIQAVEFSNWRTQRVNEALLEKNGYLKKNAKTLDVTAEANFDTETYLNSPTLAYGGNEDIVLKGKNGGRKTPKAGKDGKVIEPKNVYAQRSSGILLPEYRLPTEAEWEYAAAADVGQREYNIYKGQKKYPWSGGYTRSGKRQSKGDQLANFKQGNGDYGGIAGWSDDGADITNEVKKYPANDFGLYDMAGNVAEWVQDVYRPIIDNEANDFNYFRGNQYTKNKIGADGKVEIVTAANMKFDTLSNGRIVARKFPGQIAQVPVDEKETYLRQNFDKSDNTNYRDGDKQSTRYYNFGSSESDTEKQKDEKIMYNSPKHNVTTDSLGKMVRKYDKSSKRTTLINDEVRVYKGGSWRDRAYWLDPAQRRYFPQDMATDYIGFRCAMSRVGPKADKKKSARN; this is translated from the coding sequence ATGAAAGCAAACAAAATTTTGGGTTTACGATTGTTGATAGCAATCCTATTATTAATTGGTGTTTCCAGTTGTAGTAAAAAATCCAGTTCCAAAAATACCTCAAGAGCAACCGGTTGGAATATGGACAGCAAGAAAGCAGGTTCAAGTAAAAAACAACAAGCAGGGCCAGGTTTAGTTTTTGTTGAAGGTGGTACATTTACTATGGGTAGAGTAGAAGATGATGTTATGCATGATTGGAATAATACTCCAACTCAACAACACGTTCAGTCTTTTTATATGGATGAGACAGAGGTTACTAATTCTATGTATTTAGATTATTTAGATTGGTTGAAAAGTGTTTATCCACCAACTGAAGAAAATTATAAAAATATATACGAAGGAGCTTCACCAGACACCTTAGTTTGGAGAAATAGATTGGGTTATAATGAGACGATGACTAATAATTATTTAAGACATCCTTCTTATGCTGAATATCCTGTTGTTGGAGTAAATTGGATTCAAGCTGTTGAATTCAGTAACTGGAGAACACAACGTGTGAATGAAGCGCTCTTAGAAAAAAATGGATATCTTAAAAAGAATGCTAAAACCTTAGATGTAACTGCTGAAGCTAACTTTGATACTGAGACGTATTTGAATTCACCTACTTTGGCTTACGGAGGAAATGAAGATATTGTATTAAAAGGAAAAAACGGTGGTAGAAAAACACCAAAAGCTGGAAAAGACGGTAAAGTTATTGAGCCTAAGAATGTTTATGCACAGCGCTCTTCAGGAATATTGCTGCCTGAATATAGATTGCCAACTGAAGCAGAATGGGAATATGCGGCTGCCGCTGATGTAGGGCAAAGAGAATACAACATCTACAAAGGCCAGAAAAAATATCCTTGGTCAGGAGGGTACACCCGTTCAGGTAAAAGACAAAGTAAAGGTGATCAATTAGCCAATTTCAAACAAGGTAATGGAGATTACGGTGGAATCGCAGGTTGGTCAGATGATGGTGCTGATATCACAAATGAGGTTAAAAAATATCCTGCAAATGATTTTGGATTGTATGATATGGCTGGAAATGTTGCCGAATGGGTGCAAGATGTTTACAGACCTATAATTGATAATGAAGCCAATGATTTTAATTATTTTAGAGGAAATCAATACACTAAAAATAAAATAGGGGCAGACGGTAAAGTTGAAATTGTTACTGCAGCCAATATGAAATTTGATACTTTAAGTAATGGTAGAATAGTTGCTAGAAAATTCCCAGGTCAAATTGCGCAAGTTCCTGTTGATGAAAAAGAAACGTATTTGAGACAGAATTTTGATAAAAGTGACAATACTAATTATAGAGATGGTGATAAGCAATCAACTAGATATTATAATTTTGGATCTTCAGAATCTGACACTGAAAAACAAAAAGATGAAAAAATCATGTATAACTCTCCTAAGCACAATGTTACAACAGATAGTTTAGGTAAAATGGTTAGAAAATATGATAAATCAAGCAAGAGAACGACTTTAATAAATGATGAAGTTAGAGTGTACAAAGGTGGTTCTTGGAGAGATAGAGCGTATTGGTTAGATCCTGCACAAAGAAGGTATTTTCCACAAGATATGGCTACTGATTATATAGGTTTTAGATGCGCTATGTCAAGAGTAGGGCCTAAAGCTGATAAGAAAAAATCTGCTAGAAATTAA